A region from the Enterobacter roggenkampii genome encodes:
- a CDS encoding MFS transporter, with amino-acid sequence MDKNLSDGLPLPQRYGAIATIIIGISMAVLDGAIANVALPTIASDLHASPASSIWIVNAYQIAIVVSLLSFSFLGDMFGYRRVYQCGLVVFTFTSLFCALSDSLHTLTLARIAQGFGGAALMSVNTALIRLIYPQRHLGRGMGINSFIVAVSSAAGPTIAAAILSVASWQWLFAINVPLGIVAIFFALRFLPANGPKSSMPRFDVASAVMNALTFGLLITALSGFAQGQSLMLTGAELIALLAIGFFFVRRQLTLPAPLLPVDLLRIPLFSLSICTSVCSFCAQMLALVSLPFFLQSVVGRSEVETGLLLTPWPLATMVMAPLAGYLIERVHAGLLGALGLAVMATGLFALALLPSSPSDLDIIWRMILCGAGFGLFQSPNNHTIITSAPRHRSGGASGMLGTARLLGQSTGAALVALMFNLAGQNGNHVALLTAGVLATLAAIVSGLRVTQPRVQA; translated from the coding sequence CAGCGACCTGCATGCCTCACCCGCCAGTTCGATTTGGATTGTTAACGCCTACCAGATTGCGATTGTGGTTTCACTGCTCTCGTTCTCTTTCCTGGGCGATATGTTCGGTTACCGCCGGGTGTATCAGTGTGGCCTGGTGGTTTTCACGTTTACCTCCCTGTTCTGCGCCCTTTCAGATTCACTGCATACCCTGACGCTAGCGCGTATTGCGCAGGGTTTTGGCGGCGCGGCGCTCATGAGCGTAAACACGGCGCTGATCCGCTTGATTTATCCCCAGCGCCATCTGGGGCGCGGGATGGGGATAAACTCGTTTATTGTGGCCGTCTCTTCTGCCGCCGGGCCAACCATTGCGGCAGCGATCCTTTCCGTCGCGTCATGGCAATGGCTGTTCGCCATTAACGTGCCGCTGGGTATCGTCGCTATCTTCTTTGCCCTGCGCTTTCTTCCCGCTAACGGCCCCAAAAGCAGTATGCCGCGCTTCGACGTGGCGAGCGCGGTGATGAATGCCCTGACCTTCGGCCTGCTGATTACGGCGCTGAGCGGCTTTGCGCAGGGACAATCGCTGATGCTTACCGGCGCTGAGCTCATCGCCCTGCTGGCGATCGGCTTCTTCTTTGTTCGCCGCCAGCTCACCCTCCCCGCGCCTTTGCTGCCCGTTGATCTGCTGCGTATTCCTCTCTTTTCACTCTCCATTTGCACGTCCGTCTGCTCGTTTTGCGCCCAGATGCTGGCTCTGGTTTCTCTGCCCTTCTTTCTGCAGAGCGTGGTAGGCCGGTCAGAAGTGGAGACCGGACTGCTGCTCACCCCCTGGCCGCTGGCGACCATGGTGATGGCCCCGCTGGCAGGTTACTTAATTGAACGCGTTCATGCCGGTTTACTCGGGGCGCTGGGGCTGGCGGTGATGGCGACAGGCCTTTTCGCACTGGCATTGCTGCCCTCGTCGCCTTCCGATCTGGACATTATCTGGCGCATGATCCTCTGCGGCGCGGGGTTTGGGCTGTTCCAGTCCCCCAATAACCACACCATTATCACCTCAGCACCGCGACATCGTAGCGGAGGGGCCAGCGGCATGTTGGGAACCGCGCGTCTGCTTGGGCAAAGCACCGGTGCAGCGCTGGTCGCCCTGATGTTTAACCTCGCAGGCCAGAACGGCAACCATGTTGCCCTCCTCACCGCCGGTGTACTTGCCACCCTCGCGGCTATCGTCAGCGGCCTGCGGGTGACCCAGCCCAGGGTTCAGGCATAA
- the htpX gene encoding protease HtpX, with protein MMRIALFLLTNLAVMVVFGLVLSLTGIQSSSVQGLLIMALLFGFGGSFISLLMSKWMALKSVGGEVIEQPRNDMEQWLMNTVAQQSRQAGIAMPQVAIYHAPDINAFATGARRDASLVAVSTGLLQNMSRDEAEAVIAHEISHIANGDMVTMTLIQGVVNTFVIFISRILAQIAAGFMGGNRDEGEESNGNPLIYFAVSMVLELVFGILASIITMWFSRHREFHADAGSAKLVGREKMIAALQRLKTSYEPQEANSMMAFCINGKSKSLSELFMSHPPLDKRIEALRSGEYLK; from the coding sequence ATGATGCGAATCGCGCTCTTCCTGCTCACCAACCTGGCGGTGATGGTGGTTTTCGGGCTCGTGCTAAGCCTGACAGGAATTCAGTCGAGCAGCGTTCAGGGTCTGTTGATTATGGCGCTGCTGTTTGGTTTTGGTGGCTCGTTCATCTCCCTGCTGATGTCGAAGTGGATGGCACTGAAATCGGTAGGGGGTGAGGTTATTGAACAGCCGCGTAACGATATGGAACAGTGGCTGATGAATACAGTGGCTCAGCAGTCCCGTCAGGCCGGGATCGCCATGCCGCAGGTGGCCATTTACCATGCTCCGGACATCAACGCGTTCGCCACGGGTGCCCGCCGCGATGCGTCACTGGTCGCTGTTAGCACCGGACTGCTGCAGAACATGAGCCGTGACGAAGCCGAAGCGGTTATCGCCCACGAAATCAGCCATATCGCAAACGGTGACATGGTGACCATGACCCTGATTCAGGGCGTGGTAAACACCTTCGTGATCTTTATCTCCCGTATTCTGGCGCAGATTGCCGCTGGCTTCATGGGCGGCAACCGTGACGAAGGCGAAGAGAGCAACGGCAACCCGCTGATCTATTTTGCCGTGTCGATGGTGCTGGAACTGGTATTCGGTATTCTGGCGAGCATCATCACGATGTGGTTCTCCCGCCACCGTGAATTCCACGCGGATGCCGGTTCTGCGAAGCTGGTGGGTCGCGAGAAGATGATTGCCGCGCTGCAGCGTCTGAAAACCTCCTACGAGCCGCAGGAAGCGAACAGCATGATGGCCTTCTGCATTAACGGTAAATCCAAATCGCTGAGCGAGCTGTTTATGTCTCACCCGCCGCTGGATAAACGTATTGAAGCGCTGCGCAGTGGGGAATACCTGAAGTAA